From Bradyrhizobium sp. AZCC 1610:
CCGGCATGCCCGGGATGATCTTGACGTTGTCGCCGAGGCGGGCGACTTCGGCCGGCGGCAATGAGACGCGGATGGTGTAGTAGCTCTGGCCGGTGCGCTGGTCGGTGGTGACGTCGGCGGAGACGCGGGCCACCACACCATTGAGTTCCGGCGTGGTGCGCTGGTTGAAGGCGGATAGCCTGAGCAGCGTCTTCTGGCCGATCTGCAGCTTGTCGATGTCCTGCGGATTGACCTTGGCCTCGACCGAGAGATCGTCGGCCCGCGGCACCACCATCATGATGGCGTCGCCGGCGGTGATGACGCCGCCCACGGTGTGCACCGTCGACTGCAGCACGACGCCGTCCTGCGGCGCGCGGATGTCGATGCGGCGCAATTGATCCTCGGCGGTGACCTTGCGCTCGACGAACTCGCCGAGCTTGTCGTTGGTCTCGCGCAGATCCTTGGAGACCTCGCTGACCACGTCCTTGTCGACCTGGATGATCTGCAGCTCGGTCTCGGTGATCTTGCCCCTCGCCTGCGCACGGGCGGCAATGTATTGCGCGCGCTCGCCCGACAGCCGGGCGAGGTCGCGCTCCAGCACCGTCAGGCGCGAGATCTGGATCAGGCGCTGCTCGTAGAGCTGGCGGACGCCGACCAGTTCCTTCTCGACCAGCGCGACTTCCTTTTCCTTGGCCTGTTCCTGCGCGGTCAGCCCTGCGATTTCCTCGTTGAGCTGCGCCACCCGCTCGCGCAACTGCGATTTCTGCCCCGCACGCCCGAACACGCGCACCTCGAACAGCTTGGTTTCGCTCGCCATGACGTCGCGGACATCAGGGTCGTCGGCGCGATCGGTCAGCTGTGGGGGAAACTTGATCTTGTCGAGGCCGCGCTGCTCGGCCTCCAGCCGCGCCGCGCGCGCCCACAATCCGTTCAGCGTCTTGACGACGATGGCGAGGCCAGCCTTGACCACGGTTTCGTCGAGCCGCACCACGATGTCGCCGGCCTTGACGATATCGCCGTCGCGCACCCTGACCTCGCCGACCACGCCGCCGGTCGGGTGCTGCACCTTCTTGACGTTGGAATCGACCACCACTGAACCCGGCGCGATCAGCGCGCCCGAAATCTGCACGGTCGACGCCCAGCCGCCGAACCCGCCGGCCAGAACCAGCATCAGCGAGAGGCCGACGATCAGGTGCGCG
This genomic window contains:
- a CDS encoding HlyD family type I secretion periplasmic adaptor subunit, producing MTGELNAAHRSIRAHLIVGLSLMLVLAGGFGGWASTVQISGALIAPGSVVVDSNVKKVQHPTGGVVGEVRVRDGDIVKAGDIVVRLDETVVKAGLAIVVKTLNGLWARAARLEAEQRGLDKIKFPPQLTDRADDPDVRDVMASETKLFEVRVFGRAGQKSQLRERVAQLNEEIAGLTAQEQAKEKEVALVEKELVGVRQLYEQRLIQISRLTVLERDLARLSGERAQYIAARAQARGKITETELQIIQVDKDVVSEVSKDLRETNDKLGEFVERKVTAEDQLRRIDIRAPQDGVVLQSTVHTVGGVITAGDAIMMVVPRADDLSVEAKVNPQDIDKLQIGQKTLLRLSAFNQRTTPELNGVVARVSADVTTDQRTGQSYYTIRVSLPPAEVARLGDNVKIIPGMPVEAFVQTGDRTMFSYLMKPFSDQLMRSFRER